Proteins found in one Leptidea sinapis chromosome 23, ilLepSina1.1, whole genome shotgun sequence genomic segment:
- the LOC126971353 gene encoding uncharacterized protein LOC126971353 isoform X3, translating to MDVTEDNWMSQAMSNVDRYLNRGGEGQGDKPQLLKGTQLLNTIGIAMGLPIRNPADWTHEEFVQAENGNLCFFVGTSLEAIQAIVDMIIYCCDGDSENFITVLPVELYFQDKLYELPMFRVSRYKDSHRYYVDNAGRYYKSFDDWYNNNKLPPGLMLYPYRLVLSVKSNGRANCYYAKTPSDRADSKTARAVDTTTAVVGIGSSVGLLFASGGLAAPLVIAGVASAAWGTGRASYQLVDRASHGEKINPFTDSQSRMLWLGVAANIASFGAMGATMRLSSMAARAKDISSTFRLVTNIANGANLTLSTAAILNTTIHMILHKDELTKMDVLFHLASVAFWTKGVFSYKTSGAIIRDAQNQVFNQIYKELPPEQRKELAQVREVVQNDVSLLRQFYSASQSNISIQEFSNFLVEAMHYSDSLQSLSPEQIEAFASLRGYLRDDLNLISGLQRYSEEHNLNRQDTLNQILNMWRENINSGNVQQSDIRLSAGTIIMGRAPPIDIQRMPELSAPMIRFVGQHLSQIDTSSTSQWSISRLLTLQGHGLFTLCPITGIAPTGHSVVILNNHLHISIYTLSTLPAADCQTIFRRIGELRNCNISKDIPKDILNLCVRDNRWRFEVHRNESVQWMNGCVNDPSLANLTRIVNSNLLPHEKDRLYTFKAECTLFKAEIYMNKMMQFVSAMEPRNISEIVAYSQFVMKYVERTADLLEATKTLPPGKKKSVWFRDEASQEVFQDVDALKQKLEDLKTLVNDNNMVGVETVEKGLSDDRLVQAIRSKQIKFGGKISAAYHIFKHATDPPSDYVNQANRTMRSPSSTYTVSVGQEGDTRFISFSDENGSCFVLEKDGRVLLCSFRATGTS from the exons atggaCGTAACTGAAGATAACTGGATGTCCCAAGCTATGAGTAATGTTGATAGATATCTTAATAGAGGTGGTGAAGGTCAGGGTGATAAACCTCAATTACTAAAAGGCACGcagttattaaatacaataggAATAGCAATGGGTCTGCCCATTCGAAATCCAGCTGATTGGACGCATGAAGAATTTGTGCAAGCTGAAAATGGCAatctttgtttttttgttgGAACTTCTTTAGAAGCTATTCAAGCTATTGTCGATATGATTATATATTGTTGCGATGGAGATAGCGAGAACTTCATCACAGTTTTGCCCGTTGAGCTGTATTTCCAGGATAAACTATACGAATTGCCAATGTTTAGAGTTTCACGCTATAAAGACTCGCATAGATATTATGTCGACAATGCAGGacgatattataaaagtttcgATGACTGGTACAATAACAACAAGCTGCCACCAGGATTAATGCTATATCCATATCGATTGGTATTGTCAGTAAAATCAAATGGCCGTGCCAACTGTTACTACGCCAAAACTCCATCCGATAGAGCTGATTCAAAAACAGCAAGAGCAGTAGATACTACAACTGCTGTCGTAGGAATTGGTTCGAGTGTGGGATTACTGTTTGCTTCGGGCGGCTTAGCAGCTCCATTAGTAATAGCAGGTGTCGCTAGCGCCGCTTGGGGGACAGGCAGAGCCTCATATCAGCTTGTGGATAGAGCATCACACGGAGAAAAAATAAATCCTTTTACGGATTCACAGTCACGAATGCTTTGGCTTGGCGTGGCTGCAAATATAGCAAGCTTTGGTGCAATGGGGGCAACTATGCGACTATCATCAATGGCAGCGCGTGCTAAAGATATATCAAGCACGTTTAGACTAGTGACTAACATTGCGAACGGGGCAAACCTTACGCTTAGTACAGCAGCAATCTTGAACACTACCATCCATATGATCCTTCATAAGGATGAATTGACTAAAATGGATGTACTTTTCCATTTGGCATCGGTTGCATTTTGGACTAAAGGGGtgttttcatataaaacatcAGGTGCCATAATACGGGACGCACAAAATCaagtttttaatcaaatatataaggagCTCCCACCAGAACAACGCAAAGAGTTAGCTCAAGTTCGAGAAGTCGTTCAAAATGACGTCAGCTTATTACGACAATTTTACTCTGCATCTCAATCTAATATATCAATACAAGAATTTTCAAACTTTTTGGTCGAAGCGATGCATTACAGTGACTCATTACAGTCCTTGAGCCCTGAACAAATAGAAGCATTTGCAAGCTTGCGCGGTTATTTAAGagatgatttaaatttaatttctggtTTGCAACGATATTCCGAAGAGCATAATCTGAATAGGCAAGACACGTTGAACCAAATACTAAATATGTGGAGGGAGAATATCAATAGTGGAAATGTACAACAGAGTGATATAAGACTGTCAGCTGGAACAATAATAATGGGTAGGGCTCCGCCGATTGACATTCAACGCATGCCTGAATTATCAGCACCCATGATTCGATTTGTCGGACAGCACTTGAGTCAAATTGATACCTCTTCAACAAGTCAGTGGTCGATTTCTCGCTTATTGACCCTACAGGGCCATGGCTTGTTCACTCTTTGTCCGATAACGGGTATCGCTCCGACGGGACATTCTgtagtaatattaaataatcatctACACATTAGCATCTATACACTGAGTACTTTACCGGCAGCGGATTGTCAGACTATTTTCCGAAGAATCGGAGAATTGCGGAACTGTAATATCAGTAAAGATATACCAaaggatattttaaatttgtgtgtACGAGATAATCGATGGCGCTTTGAGGTACACAGAAATGAAAGTGTTCAGTGGATGAATGGATGTGTGAACGATCCATCACTTGCAAATCTTACCAGAATTGTCAATAGCAACTTGCTGCCACATGAGAAAGATCGATTGTATACATTCAAAGCCGAGTGTACTTTGTTTAAAGCAGagatatatatgaataaaatgatgCAATTCGTGTCCGCAATGGAACCCAGAAATATTAGTGAAATTGTGGCATACAGTCAGTTTGTCATGAAATATGTTGAAAGGACTGCAGATTTACTTGAAGCTACAAAGACTTTACCACCAGGCAAAAAGAAAAGCGTTTGGTTTA gagACGAAGCTAGCCAAGAGGTATTCCAAGATGTCGATGCTTTAAAACAAAAGCTTGAAGATTTGAAGACGTTAGTTAACGACAATAATATGGTGGGAGTCGAAACTGTAGAGAAAGGCTTATCGGATGATCGACTAGTACAAGCTATACGCAGTAAACAGATTAAATTTGGTGGCAAAATATCAGCTGCTTACCACATTTTCAAGCACGCTACCGACCCGCCTTCTGATTATGTGAATCAGGCCAACAGAACGATGCGATCTCCTTCCAGCACGTATACTGTCTCGGTCGGGCAGGAGGGTGACACTAGATTTATATCCTTTTCAGATGAAAATGGCAGTTGCTTCGTTTTGGAGAAGGATGGACGCGTTTTGCTGTGTTCATTTAGAGCCACTGGgacaagttaa